In Stenotrophomonas sp. ASS1, the following proteins share a genomic window:
- a CDS encoding SseB family protein, producing the protein MTDLAPQTPIETLLKAAMDGAVPIRAFMEAFVASEVVLLTGSLVTPDGSGFDPLLFDKQGTLHVAVFTDPSRVGIYSQQAEHQIRWRMLDVLRRVPGGYGVVINPGTSLGFEISPSGVGEILKDFAQG; encoded by the coding sequence ATGACCGACCTCGCCCCGCAGACCCCGATCGAAACCCTGCTGAAGGCGGCGATGGACGGGGCGGTGCCGATCCGCGCCTTCATGGAAGCCTTCGTCGCCTCCGAGGTGGTGCTCCTGACCGGCAGCCTGGTCACCCCCGACGGCAGCGGCTTCGACCCGCTGCTGTTCGACAAGCAGGGCACCCTGCATGTGGCCGTGTTCACCGACCCGTCGCGGGTGGGCATCTACAGCCAGCAGGCCGAACACCAGATCCGCTGGCGGATGCTGGACGTGCTGCGCCGCGTGCCGGGTGGCTATGGCGTGGTGATCAATCCGGGCACTTCGCTGGGCTTTGAGATTTCGCCGAGCGGCGTGGGCGAGATCCTGAAGGACTTCGCCCAGGGCTGA
- a CDS encoding alpha-amylase family glycosyl hydrolase codes for MRGALSVAVSLVLLAGHAAAAPRPDYVGTTEPFASDAVYFVVTDRFVNGDPSNDHRDQGGTHRTFDIPVPCPDKVDGNIGYLGGDFRGVLDNAQYIRNLGFGAVWITPIIDNPDEAFTGSKAISCTSTLTDRGKTGYHGYWGINFYKLDEHLPSKDLDFAGLTKGLHGAGLKVVLDIVGNHGSPAWTMPTRQPQFGQIFDKDGKLIADHQNLPPQELDPKHNPLHAFYNNIGPVDSKDGSIFDGNLAELSDFNQDNPAVMDYLVGAYLQWTAQGVDALRIDTIGWLPHPWWHAFVKRIRAEHPGMFMFGEAFDYNAASIAEHTWPANANVSVLDFPLRGALEQTFGTAGKGFETLSGPLHLSGGPYANPYELMSFYDNHDMPRLQASDNGFIDAHNWLFTARGIPVVYYGSETGFMRGRAEHAGNRAYFGQPRVDAAPQSPIFAPLQRIARLRAATPALQRGLQVNERLQGDEAVFFRVLQHGEVAQTALVLLNKGDRAKSFTVSRYVQAGRWRDALDGGSLQVNGLLKADVPAHGVKVYVLDAAVQQPALQAELDKAMADQKARDQRLGR; via the coding sequence ATGCGTGGTGCGCTGTCTGTTGCTGTTTCCCTGGTGCTGCTGGCCGGCCATGCGGCGGCCGCGCCACGCCCGGACTATGTGGGCACCACCGAACCGTTCGCCAGCGATGCGGTGTACTTCGTGGTCACCGACCGCTTCGTCAACGGCGACCCGTCCAACGATCATCGCGACCAGGGCGGAACGCATCGCACCTTCGATATCCCGGTGCCGTGCCCGGACAAGGTGGACGGCAACATCGGCTATCTCGGCGGTGACTTCCGCGGCGTGCTCGACAATGCGCAGTACATCCGCAACCTCGGCTTCGGCGCGGTATGGATCACGCCAATCATCGACAACCCGGACGAGGCGTTCACCGGCAGCAAGGCGATCAGCTGTACCAGCACGCTGACCGATCGCGGCAAGACCGGCTACCACGGCTACTGGGGCATCAACTTCTACAAGCTCGATGAGCACCTGCCGAGCAAGGACCTGGACTTCGCGGGGTTGACCAAGGGCCTGCATGGCGCAGGCCTGAAGGTGGTGCTGGACATCGTCGGCAACCACGGCTCGCCGGCCTGGACCATGCCGACGCGGCAGCCGCAGTTCGGCCAGATCTTCGACAAGGACGGCAAACTGATTGCCGACCACCAGAACCTGCCGCCGCAGGAGCTGGATCCGAAGCACAACCCGCTGCACGCGTTCTACAACAACATCGGTCCGGTCGACAGCAAGGACGGCTCGATCTTCGACGGCAACCTTGCCGAGCTGTCCGACTTCAACCAGGACAATCCGGCGGTGATGGATTATCTGGTGGGTGCTTACCTGCAGTGGACCGCGCAAGGCGTGGATGCGCTGCGCATCGATACCATCGGCTGGCTGCCGCACCCGTGGTGGCATGCCTTCGTCAAGCGCATCCGTGCTGAACATCCGGGCATGTTCATGTTCGGCGAAGCGTTCGATTACAACGCGGCGAGCATCGCCGAACACACCTGGCCGGCCAACGCCAATGTCAGCGTGCTCGACTTCCCGCTGCGCGGCGCACTGGAACAGACCTTCGGCACCGCCGGCAAGGGCTTTGAAACCCTGTCCGGGCCGCTGCACCTGAGCGGTGGCCCGTACGCCAACCCGTATGAGCTGATGAGCTTCTACGACAACCACGACATGCCGCGGCTGCAGGCCAGCGACAACGGCTTCATCGATGCGCACAACTGGCTGTTCACCGCGCGCGGTATTCCGGTGGTCTATTACGGCTCGGAAACCGGCTTCATGCGTGGTCGCGCCGAGCATGCCGGCAATCGTGCCTACTTCGGTCAGCCGCGCGTGGACGCTGCCCCGCAGAGCCCGATCTTCGCGCCGCTGCAGCGCATCGCCAGGCTGCGCGCAGCCACCCCGGCGCTGCAGCGCGGCCTGCAGGTGAACGAGCGCCTGCAGGGCGATGAGGCAGTGTTCTTCCGCGTGCTGCAGCATGGCGAGGTGGCGCAGACCGCGCTGGTGCTGCTGAACAAGGGCGACAGGGCAAAGAGCTTCACTGTGTCGCGTTACGTCCAGGCGGGCCGCTGGCGCGACGCGCTGGACGGCGGTTCGTTGCAGGTGAACGGTCTGCTGAAGGCCGACGTGCCCGCGCACGGCGTGAAGGTCTATGTGCTGGACGCTGCCGTGCAGCAGCCGGCGCTGCAGGCCGAGCTGGACAAGGCGATGGCCGACCAGAAGGCGCGGGACCAGCGTCTGGGGCGGTAG
- a CDS encoding GNAT family N-acetyltransferase — MEFRVLPADAPERQQLARWYHAEWGRDAGLSLEQELQRLNTPQDAEGFPHLIAAFDDGQVVGAVQLKRREMQAFPQYEHWLGSVFVADSHRGRGLAGGLVEQAAAQAVRMGVSDLYLQTESLDGGLYARLGWKPLQEADNRSHRVLVMVRRLAA, encoded by the coding sequence ATGGAATTCAGGGTATTACCCGCCGATGCACCGGAACGGCAGCAGTTGGCCCGGTGGTACCACGCCGAATGGGGCCGCGACGCCGGCCTGTCGCTGGAACAGGAACTGCAGCGGCTGAACACACCTCAGGACGCCGAGGGTTTCCCGCACCTGATCGCTGCCTTCGATGACGGTCAGGTGGTCGGTGCGGTGCAGCTCAAGCGCCGGGAGATGCAGGCCTTCCCGCAGTACGAGCACTGGCTGGGCAGCGTGTTCGTGGCCGATAGTCATCGCGGGCGTGGGCTGGCTGGCGGCCTGGTCGAGCAGGCAGCAGCGCAGGCGGTGCGGATGGGTGTATCCGACCTGTATCTGCAGACCGAATCGTTGGATGGCGGCCTGTATGCGCGGTTGGGCTGGAAGCCGCTGCAGGAAGCCGACAACCGCAGCCACCGCGTGCTGGTGATGGTGCGCAGGTTGGCCGCATGA